Sequence from the [Clostridium] scindens genome:
AATATGTTATGCAGAATATTGAAAAGGCTTTAAATAATTTATGTCAAGATGAATGTGATACTTCTTTAGAAAATTGTAATAGAATATGTGCTGCTAAATGTGGATATGAAAAAATGACTGAAATTGTTGATTATGGTCAGTTTTGTAAATTACTCAATCCGGGTAAAGTAGATGAGTGGGATAACGAATTGAACTTAGTAGAAAATCTTTCAGTTGATAAAATTCAAAGTGAAATTTATGAATTACTGTATAGAAGCGATACTCCAGAAAAAGTTACGGGAGATAATTGTGGAATATATTTACAATCAAAGTATTCACAAGCGCCAAGAAAACAGGTCATACCTACGTTTTTAGATCTTACACGTGGTGCCAGGAAAGAACGGGCGTTACAGAGTATTTTCCAAAATATTATTAATAATACAGACATTATTGATATATTGGCAGGAAATAGTATTACGGTTATTCCGGGAAGCTATTCAGGAACTTTATCCCAAGCACAAATTACATCTGGATGGAAAAATAGCTCTCCAAATAAAGTAGGCGAATATTATAGAGATATAGAATTGATTTCTGCTCAGGAATTGAAGGAAAAATTTGAACAAAATGGAGGTAATCATGATTAATACTATATTGGATATAATCCGTTTATTAAATGATGGAAATATTGTACCGATGCAAAAAGATGAAGATACAAAGATTGATTTGTATAATGAAAAAGTGCAACTGTTTATGGATGCATCTGGAGAAGAAAGCAAGTATTACTATTTTTCGGAACTTGAGATAAATGATGAAAATCAGGATAATTTAGCAGAGATTGAAGATGTAGCATTAAATAGTGATGCATACACAGTCATAGAAAAACCGACACCAAGCGATTCTTACATGATATTGTTCTGGAAAGTGGAGTGTATAGAGGAAAGAATGTATCCAGATATTATAAAAATTGAAGAAAATGAATTCTTTTATAAAAAATATGTGTTCTATTATACAGAAAAAGAACTGCAATGTTTCGAAAAATGGTGTAGGTCATTGAAAACTAATGGGAAACCGATGCTTGATACAGTATTAGAAGCTGTACAGTTCTTGAACGATGAATCGGAGCAAGTACAATTTTTGACGCGTTTATTAAGTAAAGTTCCATTTTTTAATCCAATCTTTCCAAAGGCAGTCATGAATGACTTTGATGAAATGGTAAAACAAAAGATAGATGGAATACGGAAACAAAAACAGAATGTTGAAATGCTAAATGATATGTTTATAAGATCAATAGAAGAAGCATCTTTTGACGTAGAAGTATTGTCCGATATGATATATCAAAAATTATTGGAGGAGTAATTGGATGGGTACACATTTAAGAGTTTATGTATTAGAAATTTTAAGTATATTACAAATAATAAACCTTTAAAATTTGATTTTATGAATAGTAATATTGTGATTTTAGATGGTCAAAATGGATATGGTAAAACTACATTATTTGATGCTATTGAAGTTTTGGTGACTGGGAAAATAAAGCATTTTAACCCTAGTTTACAAAATAGGAAGACGGAAACATTAGGAACACTGGCAAATGATGTAAATAAGGATATAGTTATTTCGGCAATTTTATCATCTGATTTTTCAGATGAAATACATGTAGAAAGAAAACTTTTATGTAAAAATGAATTTCAGAGTATTATCACACTTAATAGTCAAGAAATTAGTCAAGAAGAATTGTATGATAAATTTCATTTGAGTTCCAATATGTTTGATATAGGGACATATATTTCTCAAAGTGAATCTTTGGACTTCTTACAAAATAAGTATAAAAATAGAAAAGATTCTGTATCTTCTCTTTTAGATGACACCGAGATAACTGATAAAATTCAAATGCTGAAATCGGTTCAAGAACATATTCTTGGAAGAGTAGAAAAAGAAATTGGGGATAAAGAAAAACAAATAGGTGTAGTAAGTCAAAGAGTAAATGAGATAAAACGTCAGACAGATCACATTGTTATGAATGCAGAACTGCCAGGGGAAAATATACGATTATTTGACGAAGTTGAATATGAATTTGATGTCATAAAATTAGACCAGGGAGTTACATATGAGACTGTTATTCAGCAGCTTAAACAAATTGAAGGGTTTATAGAAAACTATGAAGAATACCTTCGATATAAAGATAATGCTATCATAAGGGAATTGAAAGCATCACCGAAACGATTATATATGGCATTGTTTTATCGACAGGAGATTGAATTACTTAATAAAAAAGAAAGTCTCATAAAAGAGTTAAATAAGAGCAAAGAATTAGTGACGAATTATAGCAATAATGTCTGGTCAGTAGATGAAACATTGTTCAATAAGATTAAAATAAAAGCAGAAATTATAGCACAAATAAAAACATTATTATTGAACCAGAAAAAAGAACAAAGTCAATTGGATGATGCTGATAAGGTTCTGGCACAGATGACAAAGGCACGAAGGGGACTTATTAAAGAATTTTATAATGCTGCGGAGTCTGGAAAGTTTGATAAAAACAAATGCCCATTGTGTGGAACGGATTTTACGGATATAGATTCAGCTATTATAGAAACAGAACAATTTATAAAAAATATTCATACAGATGGGATAAAAATAATAGAAGATATTGAGACACAAATAACAAATTTATTTCAAAAAGAAATTATTCCTGTGTTGAAAGTGTTTCTTGAGGAAAATAAAGTACTAATAAAAATGGATGATACTTTATCAGGATGTAAGAATCTAGCGGTGGAGAAATTACAGCAGTTGTTGGATAAGGTAAAAATATCAGAGTTTAAATCTCAGGGAATAGAAAAATTTGATATTGAAGAATTTTCTCAACAATATGAAAACTTATTGAAAGAACTTCAAGAAAAGGAAGTTCCAAATAAAATTATTTTTCAAGAAAAGCAGGTTGAATTGTATAAATCCATTCACAATACCTATTATCATAATGAAAAACCGTATCACACAGTGGGAGAGTTACAAAGCAAGGAACAATATGTTGCAAAGTTATTTAATGACAATCTTTCTCAGCAGCTTTCTACGGAAGAGGCCCGACTAAGAAAACTAAAAAGAGATTATGAGGAATACAAGAATAAAACAAAGGATATGACAGATGCAATAAAAGTATTGGTTGGTAAATATGAAGATGCGAATAAAGAATATCAAACACAGCTTCTTAATGCAATTAAAATTCCTTTAATGGTGTATAGTGGAAGGATTATACAAAATTATCCGTTAGGGTTGGGAATTAGAGCAGTCATTAAAACCAATCAGTTAGTATTTGAAGCAGCTTCTAAGAGTGGAAGTGATGTTTATAATATTTTAAGTACAGGACAATTGAATGGTCTTTCGATTGCGCTTTTACTTTCAATAAAAAATGTGTATGGTGATACGAAAGGGTTAGACATTTTACTGATAGATGATCCACTTCAAACAATTGATGATATTAGTGCAATTTCGCTTGCGGATTTGTTGACACAGCAGGGAATAGGGCAAATTGTATTGTCTACGCATGAGGAGGCAAAAGCAGCATTGCTACGATATAAATTTAAACATGCAGGAATGAGTGTTCGGGAACAGAACATGCAAGCACTTTATATGAAAACAGTAACAGAAGAATAGAAAAAGAGAGAAAAGCTAGTAGTGGAGGGCTGAGACTTTGCTACTAGCTCTTCTTATGGAAAATAACACACAGTACACAAGTGTGCATACAGTTAAAGCCTCTATTTTCAAGGCATAAGGGGATAGGGGTACAGTTTACCGATGAGCCTACCGGCAATCTGGACAGCAGGACCAGCCAGGATGTGCTGGGACTGATCAAGACTTCCAGCGAACGTTTCGGGCAGACGGTGGTAATGATTACTCACAATCATGAGATTGCCCAGATGGCGGGCAGAATCATCCGGATGGAAGATGGGAAGATCCGTGGAGGTGGCAAGGCTTATGACGAAGATCAATAATAAAAAGGTGATATCGCAGATTGCCGCCACAACCTATAAGGCAAATAAGAAGAGGAATGTGCTCACGGTATTTGCCATCATACTTACCACATTTTTGATCGGCGTGGTATTCGCTGTCGGCATGAGTTACTGGAATACCATATCCCTTCGCCAGATGCGCATGAACGGGATGGATTACGACATTGAACTGACCGAGCCCAAGGAATCACAGGTTCAGGCAATTCGAGCCATGGATAAGGTAAAGACGGCAGGAATATCGGTCAAATGTGCAATCGTAGAAAAGTACCAGGATAAGGAACTGGAGAAGATCCAGATGTACTGGCTGGATCAGACTGCGTGGAAGGAACAATGCATCCCCGCCCTTGAGGCAAAGGAAGGAACCTATCCTCAGAAAGACAATGAGATCATGCTGTCGTCCGACGCTTTAAGCGCCATGGGAATTAAGGATCCAAAGCAGGGCATGGCGCTTCCGCTGGAATACTTTAAACTGTCACAGGAGAATGAGACGCAAGAATCGCAATACGGGCAATTCGTGCTTTCCGGCTGGTTCCGGGATTATTCTGGAAAAGCGAGAGGATTCGTATCCCGGGAATTCTATGATAGATCCGGGGCGAGCCAGACAGACCTGACCCAGGGAAAATTGCTGATAACCTTGAAAAGTCCCTTGTATTCCAAGAAAGACATTGTAGATATGCAGAATGCCATCTCCCTAGGAAGGATGCAGTCCTTGATCGCTGACTATGACACGATTTCCAACTTTCTGAAGACAGCGGCTATCCTGCTGGGGATGCTGGCGATGATCCTGCTCAGCGGCTATCTTTTTATTTATAATATGCTGTATATATCAATCTCAAAGGATATCCGATACTATGGGCAGTTAAAGACCATTGGCATGACATCCGGGCAGATGAAGCGGATGATCGCAAAGGAGGTCGTATGGAACTGTGCTATAGGGATTCCGCTGGGACTGCTGCTTAGCCTGGTCGTTTCGAGAGGCGTGATACCGCAGATCCTGCAAATTGTGAATCCTACTTTGAATGCGGCGGAAATTACCATTATCAAGCCATGGATCTATCTACTGGCTGCAGCCTTTGCGTTCCTTACGAACCTGGCAGGCAGCAGGAAGCCTGCAAAGATCGCGGGAGATTGCTCGCCGGTGGAGGCCATGCGCTATATTCCGGAATCAGGAAAGAGAAGAAGGGGAGGAGAAAGGGACGCGGGGATAGGCGCTATGGCTGTCCGGAATATTACCCGTGACAAGAAGCAGGCGGTGGTCATCTACGCTTCTTTCATCGTGGCAGTGACCGTCTTTCTCATTATGAATGTCGTGGTAAGGGAGAATGATGCCAAATCTATCTTGAATGCGACTTACAATTATGACATACGGTTCAAGAATGAGACTACCTTGGATGACCAAAAGCCCTTGCTCACAGAAGAAAAGATCCAGGCAATCCGGAAGATAAGCGGGGTTAAGAGCGTAGAAAGCGTGACATCCACAGAAGCAGCTGTCCCATATCAGGAGGAGGTATATGGGGAATTTTATAAAGAACTGTACCAATCCAGGTACACGCCGGGAGGCGATTACGAAGAAGATATGGAAGCCTACCAAAATGATCCTGCGGGCAGCCGGTTTACAACGCGGCTTGTAGGGATTAGCCAGGCGGAATTTCGAAGAATAAACAAGGAACTGGGAAATGTGCTGGATGAAGAGGCGTTCCGGGAAGGAAAGATTACGGTTTTGGATGACTTTCTGCAGGTTGATATGGGCGATGTAATCGGAAAGACGGTTGGATTCACTCTCCCGGACGGCCTACGGCCAAGCCAGGAGGAGGAAGTGCGGATCGCGGCGATCAGTCAAGAATCTCCTGCTTATTTTGCCGGAGGCTATAATCCGGTCATGATGGTCAGCCAGGAGTATATGAATACCCTCATGGGAGAGCCATTCTGCGAGCTGATTCAGGTAACCTATGACGAGCCATTTACCGGGAAAACGGAGAAAGAAGTAAAAAAAGTATTCGAAGGTGAGACGCAGATTACTTATGACTCAAAACTGGAACGTTATGCGGAGATGAAAAGAACAGAGACGCAGGTGAAGGTATTGGGAAACAGCGTTGCGGCCATCATGGCGCTGCTGGCCGCGCTTAACTACTTTAATATGATGGCTGCCAGCGTGCAGAACCGTTCCAGGGAATTTGCCACGTTAGAAAGCATTGGAATGACCTCGAAGCAGATCAGGAAGATGCTGGTCCTGGAAGGAACTGGATATGCAGTGGTATCGATCATTATATCCGTTATCCTGGGGCTGCCTTTAAGTTATGCCGTATTTGAGGGGATGAATATCTACAGGATTGACTATTCTATGCCGTGGCCATGCAATCTCCTTTTGTTTGCCGGAATCCTTATCCTGTGCATGACCGTTCCGGCGGCTATCTATCAGCGGACGCAAAAAAACAGTATCATTGAGCGTCTTTTGTGCTAAGATATAGTCAAGCATAACAGGAGGTGGATTACTAATGATCAGAATAGAAAAAGAAAAGTGCATTGGCTGTGGCGCATGTATAAAGGACTGTCCGGCATCGGCAATCAGGATGACGGAAGAAAAGGCGGAGGTGTATAAAGACTGCCTGCACTGCGGTCACTGCGTCGCCATATGCCCGTCGGAGGCAGTCTCTATCCCGGAGTACGATATGGAGGAGGTAGAAGCATATGACAAAGATGCCTTTACGCTGAAGGCGGAACATTATCTTCATGCAGTAAAGTTCCGCAGAAGCATCCGCAATTTCAAGCCGGTTAAGATTGAGCGCGAGAAGGCGGAAAGAATTCTTCAGGCAGGCCGCTATACTGCCACCGCCAAGAACCGGCAGGCGTGTACATACGTATTTATCCAGGAGCAATTGGAAGAGTTCAAGGATCTCGTCTGGAAGGAAATGCCGTCCATCTTGGAGGAACTTAAGAAAAGCGCCCCGGATTACGCCAGGGCATTCGAATTCTTTTACCTAAAATGGAAGAAAAATCCCAAGGACGATACCTTTTTCTTTAATACGCCTGCGTTTCTTGTCATCGCTTCCGACAATCCTCTGGATGGAGGACTGGCGGCAGCCAATATAGAGAACATGGCTGTAGCAGAAGGCCTGGGAGCGCTGTATAGCGGCTATATGATGCGGGTGATAGGATGCAGTCAGGCGCTGCGGGAATGGCTTGGAATAGGGGAGAAGAGAGTTTCCTGCTGCATGCTCCTGGGCTATCCCGCTGTATCGTATAAAAGGACCGCGCCCAGAAAAAAGGCGGATATTATCTGGAAATAATCTTCAAATTTTT
This genomic interval carries:
- a CDS encoding ABC-three component system middle component 1, with product MINTILDIIRLLNDGNIVPMQKDEDTKIDLYNEKVQLFMDASGEESKYYYFSELEINDENQDNLAEIEDVALNSDAYTVIEKPTPSDSYMILFWKVECIEERMYPDIIKIEENEFFYKKYVFYYTEKELQCFEKWCRSLKTNGKPMLDTVLEAVQFLNDESEQVQFLTRLLSKVPFFNPIFPKAVMNDFDEMVKQKIDGIRKQKQNVEMLNDMFIRSIEEASFDVEVLSDMIYQKLLEE
- a CDS encoding AAA family ATPase, which gives rise to MDGYTFKSLCIRNFKYITNNKPLKFDFMNSNIVILDGQNGYGKTTLFDAIEVLVTGKIKHFNPSLQNRKTETLGTLANDVNKDIVISAILSSDFSDEIHVERKLLCKNEFQSIITLNSQEISQEELYDKFHLSSNMFDIGTYISQSESLDFLQNKYKNRKDSVSSLLDDTEITDKIQMLKSVQEHILGRVEKEIGDKEKQIGVVSQRVNEIKRQTDHIVMNAELPGENIRLFDEVEYEFDVIKLDQGVTYETVIQQLKQIEGFIENYEEYLRYKDNAIIRELKASPKRLYMALFYRQEIELLNKKESLIKELNKSKELVTNYSNNVWSVDETLFNKIKIKAEIIAQIKTLLLNQKKEQSQLDDADKVLAQMTKARRGLIKEFYNAAESGKFDKNKCPLCGTDFTDIDSAIIETEQFIKNIHTDGIKIIEDIETQITNLFQKEIIPVLKVFLEENKVLIKMDDTLSGCKNLAVEKLQQLLDKVKISEFKSQGIEKFDIEEFSQQYENLLKELQEKEVPNKIIFQEKQVELYKSIHNTYYHNEKPYHTVGELQSKEQYVAKLFNDNLSQQLSTEEARLRKLKRDYEEYKNKTKDMTDAIKVLVGKYEDANKEYQTQLLNAIKIPLMVYSGRIIQNYPLGLGIRAVIKTNQLVFEAASKSGSDVYNILSTGQLNGLSIALLLSIKNVYGDTKGLDILLIDDPLQTIDDISAISLADLLTQQGIGQIVLSTHEEAKAALLRYKFKHAGMSVREQNMQALYMKTVTEE
- a CDS encoding ABC transporter permease: MTKINNKKVISQIAATTYKANKKRNVLTVFAIILTTFLIGVVFAVGMSYWNTISLRQMRMNGMDYDIELTEPKESQVQAIRAMDKVKTAGISVKCAIVEKYQDKELEKIQMYWLDQTAWKEQCIPALEAKEGTYPQKDNEIMLSSDALSAMGIKDPKQGMALPLEYFKLSQENETQESQYGQFVLSGWFRDYSGKARGFVSREFYDRSGASQTDLTQGKLLITLKSPLYSKKDIVDMQNAISLGRMQSLIADYDTISNFLKTAAILLGMLAMILLSGYLFIYNMLYISISKDIRYYGQLKTIGMTSGQMKRMIAKEVVWNCAIGIPLGLLLSLVVSRGVIPQILQIVNPTLNAAEITIIKPWIYLLAAAFAFLTNLAGSRKPAKIAGDCSPVEAMRYIPESGKRRRGGERDAGIGAMAVRNITRDKKQAVVIYASFIVAVTVFLIMNVVVRENDAKSILNATYNYDIRFKNETTLDDQKPLLTEEKIQAIRKISGVKSVESVTSTEAAVPYQEEVYGEFYKELYQSRYTPGGDYEEDMEAYQNDPAGSRFTTRLVGISQAEFRRINKELGNVLDEEAFREGKITVLDDFLQVDMGDVIGKTVGFTLPDGLRPSQEEEVRIAAISQESPAYFAGGYNPVMMVSQEYMNTLMGEPFCELIQVTYDEPFTGKTEKEVKKVFEGETQITYDSKLERYAEMKRTETQVKVLGNSVAAIMALLAALNYFNMMAASVQNRSREFATLESIGMTSKQIRKMLVLEGTGYAVVSIIISVILGLPLSYAVFEGMNIYRIDYSMPWPCNLLLFAGILILCMTVPAAIYQRTQKNSIIERLLC
- a CDS encoding nitroreductase family protein; this translates as MIRIEKEKCIGCGACIKDCPASAIRMTEEKAEVYKDCLHCGHCVAICPSEAVSIPEYDMEEVEAYDKDAFTLKAEHYLHAVKFRRSIRNFKPVKIEREKAERILQAGRYTATAKNRQACTYVFIQEQLEEFKDLVWKEMPSILEELKKSAPDYARAFEFFYLKWKKNPKDDTFFFNTPAFLVIASDNPLDGGLAAANIENMAVAEGLGALYSGYMMRVIGCSQALREWLGIGEKRVSCCMLLGYPAVSYKRTAPRKKADIIWK